The Nomia melanderi isolate GNS246 chromosome 3, iyNomMela1, whole genome shotgun sequence genomic interval tttattgtatttttctgtaacataatatgaaaacaaaaattatgtaatagtATATACCTTCAAGGAACTATAGAACTACTAAATACTTTGGCACATTTCTAGCTCCTGAACAAAAGGTCTGAGAAAATCACAGATCTTAACAGTTTATGGCAAACAGGTTTGGTTATTAAACTTTAAACTTTATGTAATTACTTGCCCATAGAAGTGTTGAAATAAACAGCAGCCTCAGaagattttattatgtaaaaatttaattgtgtCTTTTATTGCTATAATGattaattcatattatatttcataatgatTTTTCTGTCAGTTATTCTTTATCCTTTTAGTATGAAAAAggaaacttatatttttaataacacacATATCCAAgacttaatttaattactttacttcataacagaaaaattcatagtaattgatattcgtttaacTATGTAAATTATCTGACATACattctattttaaatgttatttagtaAATTAACGATAAATTCCAATGTAGTATATCCAAATTTATAAGAAGAAGTGAAAGTAGATTTGTATTAAGTTTCGTACAGGTtacgaaatattttctaaagagaAATAGTTTTTAACAAAACACTGTTTTTATTAGAATCGTTCAAATTTGCATTACTGATTGTCAGTGTGCATGCAAtcttttacattatttacatttcaatgcGATAACCGAATTTAGTTTGTgcatttattttaaagtaacaTATCGCCGTTGTTTAAAGAATTAAtcttattatgaaaattattcgttttacaAATAACATTCATTACATAGtaataaatcaaaaatattaagaacttatatatgtagtgatatacGAGCTGTTATTAAAAGTATGCTTTTGCGCATGCGCCATAATCTCGTGTTACTTTTCGTGAAATAGTGAGAAAGAAATTGTCATATTTTTATGCTTTATTAAGGAAACGCAATTACAcatgaatgaattataattgatgaAGATAACTTTTGTGAACAACGATAAGAGTTTAAGGAAGAAAAATGGTGCTTAACGATTGTCCGGATCCAGAAATAATTGGTTGTGGATTCAGTGCTTTTAAGGAAATTGATGAAGTGACTTCTCTTATTGCGGAATTAAAGAAAGCAGATCTATCATCAAGTCTTATTGAGAAAAATCGTGatcgatttaattttattttatcgcaaTATCAGGATCAGAGACAATTATTAGATCCATACTTAGATGACATTCTGCAACCATTgattgaaattgttaaaaataaagattcaaCGGAGAATATGCAACATAAtgcatttaaatatattttcatcattATGTCTgtcaaaacatataaaaagatCGTTACTTATCTGCCACACGAGGTACATAAGAATCTAGCTTTTATTTGTTCGCTCTGTTTcgattgttattatataattatatttcaatgtagGTATCAGATCTTCTTCCTGTTCTACGAATGCTAGAAAAGCAAGATCCAAATGATGTAGAAACATGGGAAACTCGATATGTACTTTTAATATGGCTTTCCATAATCTCGAAAATACCATTCCCACTGTCACGTCTAGAAACCTCTGAAGTAGATTTTGAACAATTGATAACGGTCAGAATCTTGAAAATATGCAAATTATTTTGCTTATCCAAAGATGCTTGTGCAGTAGCTGCTGTTTTTTTAATTGCTAATTTTTTAACCAGATCtgatgttaaaaaattatatttaaaagagaTGATTATGTGGAGCTTAGAATGCGTGGAAAATGATCCTTTCAGACATGGTCCTTTAGCTGTTATAGCTTCTATATTGAAACACAGTGCAAGAGAAGACGTTAAGCCATTCACTCAAATAGTTTTAGACAAAGTTTTACAATTTCGCCTGAATGATAATCCTGCAGatcttattagaaaatttggtataaaaattgtacaaagaATTGGATTAGTATTATTAGGAACAAAACTTGCATCGTGGAGATATCATAGAACTAGTCGATCTATATGTCTACaacttaacgctaaaactattaATTCCATGGAAAACTTAGAAGAGACTAAAGAAGTTTCAATTAATCATGATGATCAGGATATTCCATCGGCAATAGAAGATATTATAGAACATTTAATACAAGGTCTTAGAGATAAAGCAATTACAATAAGGTGGTCTGCTGCAAAAGGAATTGGTAGAATTACAGCAAGACTACCAATGGATTTAGCAGACGATGTTGTAGGATTTGTATTGAACTTGTTTTGTGGTCGAGAATCAGATTCTGCTTGGCATGGTGGCTGCCTAGCATTAGCAGAATTGGGAAGACGTGGACTTCTGTTGCCTCATCGTTTAAGTGATGTAATACCAGTAGTTCTACAAGCTCTAGTATTTGATGAGCCAAGAGCATATGGATCAATTGGATATTTAATTAGAGATGCTGCATGTTATATTTGTTGGTCATTTCCTAGAGCATATGACCCTGATATTTTTCAGCCATATGTAAAAGAAATTGCAGCTACATTGCTTGTCGTTACTTGTTTTGATAGAGAAATTAATTGTAGAAGAGCAGCATCTGCAGCATTTCAGGAAAATGTTGGAAGGCAAGGAAATTTTCCACATGGAATAGAAATACTCACTACTGCCGATTATTTTGAAGTTGGTGTTAGAAATCatgcatatttaaaaattagtacACAAATTGCTCGATATGAGGAATATACCAAACCACTTATCGACCATTTGGTTGCAAGGAAAATTACGCATTGGGATACAGCGATTAGAGAGCTTTCTGCCAAAGCACTTTTCAATCTAACATCTGCTGCTCCAAGTTATATTAAGGATACAATTATACCAAGTTTATTAGATATGTTAAACTCTATTGATTTAAACATAAGACATGGTGCAGTATTAGCAATTGCAGAGATTTTGGAAGCATTGCATAATTGTTATAatgaaaaagttgaaaatattattgaagcAACTGCTATGGAAAATATAGGGAACATAGTAAGTACATTTCGTAAAAGAGGACAGTTCAAAGGTCTAGGAGGTGAATTGATGAAACAAGCTTGTGCAGTGCTCATAAAAAAGTGTTCAATTGTACATTTTCCAATCTCCATGACAATAATTTGTAAGTAAACCTTGTGTTCGCATACGCCGCTTATCTAactaaaaaatttttatatgttcCTGAATTAGAAGTTTGtaattacttttgtattttctacAAGTCAAAGTATTTTTGTTGCATTAGTGTCATGATTTTATTGAATCAATCATTTATATGCACAAATTGAGAAATACTTATTGGTCATATAATGTattcttaaaaaaaatcaattaaagtaatAGAATTAACTTTGCAGATGATTGGCAGAATCTTTTAGAGGAATGTTTAGGCCATGAAGTGTCCGTGGTAAGAACAAAGGCAGCTGAAGCACAtacagaatttttttttaaatactatgCTACTATACAAAAAGAAGAACGGGATGCAGTTATTAATCGGTATCTTGATAACCTACAATCGAGCAATCAGCTTGTTCGAATAGGCTTTGCGCAAGCTATAGGTAATTTATAGAACTTTTTACAtactaaaatatacatttcaaatctcacttttatttttaataatataatatttgattatattcaataatgatgtatttttttataggatattttcctttatttataatttgtgaGAGAGTAAAAGATGTGATACCTGCTTTAATTAAGTGTACAGAAATATCAGAGCTCACATTGAAATGGGCAGAAAGTAGAAAAGAAGCTATTCATGCATTAATAATGGTGTGTCAGACCTTAGGAATAAAAGAAGCAGGTATGTGTTTGTTaggaaaattttttttaaataatatacactTTCTGCTTTCTGCGATTAATGCTCAAGCTATTCAAGgaatagtaaaaaatatataatttctttacacATTTCAGATAAGTGGGAAATATTTGTGCATGATttgtataattgttatttattggcACTGAAAGAATACACAATAGACAGTCGTGGTGATATAGGAGCATGGGTACGAGAAGCAGCAATGATGGGTttacatgtaaaaataatttctttataattccATCACTGTTATTACGTTATTCGAATTAataagttttacataattttagaTGTTAACGAATTTAGTATTTCAAGCAAAATTATTATCTGTACTGAATGAAGAATTAATGGCAAAAGTAATTGGAGGTGTAGCACAGCAAGCTGTAGAAAGGATTGATGGAATTCGAGCACAGGCGGGAACTGTCTTTAGTGCTCTTATTCATAGTGACCCCCCTTTACCGAACATTCCATATCATACAGAATTAAAAAGCATCTTTCCATATGATGAATGTAAAGACAGCATAGAATGGCGAATGGAATCTGTAACTTTtccaagattcattaaaatgttatcTTATCCTCCTTATACAATGAATCTCCTACAAGGAATTATATTTAGCGTTGGAGGCTTGAGTGAATCTTTGGTAATTACAGTTGATAAGCATACAGATGATTGAATTGTTTTAAGACACAGAATATCTTAAAAGAATACAAACACTTAATATCccctttgtttttaataatatattttcccatattattaaaaagaaaaggggAACTTGAATAGTTTGAGTTCTGGTGGAACATTCTGTATAATTTTGATCATTTAAATGTCTGTTTTAGGTGAAGCATTCtagtgtttctttattttcttatttacaagAAATAGACGAAGTAGGCcttaaaaatttatgttataagATATTAACTATCTTTGAAGAAAGTCACAAAAACGAAAGAATGATTACATCAATTTTGGCTTTTCTGGATCGTTTACTTAGTTCTGGTTGTATTCAAATTGTCCTTGATGACGTTGAAAATGGCATTTCAGAACGAATCTTAATGTTACTAAAACAGgaagtaaaaaattgtaataacactAAGTTATTAATTAGTAGCATAAATGTATTTTGCCAGCTCTTGCAGGTATGTTtgaattgttataattattgaaaaatattaataattctattataaaagcaataatattttataggtGCGTGGACCAGTTGTGAAAAGAGCATTTTGTCAATTAAGTATTTTCCTTTGTCATAAATACAAATGCATACGAAAAGTGGCAGCAACGAGAACGTATGAAGCTTTAACTTTGTATGGAGAGGAAATGGATCTTACTGAACAAAATTTGATGCAAATCTTGACTGAGTTAAATGTTACTGACTGGGAAAAATCAGTATCTGAACTTCGACCTATAAGGAATCATCTTTGTGAATTAATGGAAGTACCTACTCCCATTTTGCAAAACAAGATtgctaattaaatattgttttgtattctgttTCACTTTAAGAGCATAGGTAAGTGAAATCGTAAAATCATCGTAAGACCATTTGattaaaattactattttattaggtaataatagtataaaaaaatattttcactttataatacttataatgtTGAATACTCGTCaaattagactatacaaatatacaatataaaatacttaCTAAACACATTATCTTATTCTATTCCTATTTCCATAAATTTTTTTGAATGCTACCatctagaaaaattgttattttttaacaCTGCTTTTTGGTATATAATTCtatcttcattttattaaaatttgcttCATTAATTGTAAGATTATTTTTCAAGTGATGTGCCAGAACTTTGGCTCCACATTTTTCTATAATCCATTGCATTGTCCACCAATCATCatgattaattttattcgttatagGGTGTCTTGGTAATGGACAATCGTAATGTTTTAAatcaacaaattttctttcttgcTTGTTTATTTTGTGTATATCTTCACAAACAAAACATTCGAATTCATTTACATAATCCCCATATTCTTTTAGAGACCGTTCATTACTCCAgtctaaaacatttttcaatctttGGTTTTCAATTTCATAATTGTCAACTAGTTTAtgtgtcaaatatttattatattcagttTCATTGTTAGACAAGTCATATAAAAAACTAGCTAAACTCTTTGGATCTTTAAAGTCAAGTACTGAAATAGCAGACATATTATTGGGAAGCCAATCCTGAAAAAAGTTTAAGAAATTCGTAAAATCtgttagaaatttcatttctttttcttttaataggtACTAAAATTAAGACAGcatttatatcaaaataattatttatttttcttataatattatttaaaaaaaatatctttCCAATGAAGtggatttaaaatataatgaatatagaaatgtattttattaaaataaataatgtcttAAGAACTAGATCTAATAAAAGATTAAAGTTatcattgaaatgaaataatttattaaatattcctttaaataaaaattattgttgaAATTACAATACCTTGAATGATGGTGATCCGTAATATATAGGTACAGATCCAACTATAAGAGGCCTCCATAACTTTTCCGTGATATAATCTTGACAGACTGCATTCTCAAAAGctattgtaaatttataattggCATTGAAAGAGAGAAAATCC includes:
- the TBCD gene encoding tubulin folding cofactor D, which gives rise to MVLNDCPDPEIIGCGFSAFKEIDEVTSLIAELKKADLSSSLIEKNRDRFNFILSQYQDQRQLLDPYLDDILQPLIEIVKNKDSTENMQHNAFKYIFIIMSVKTYKKIVTYLPHEVSDLLPVLRMLEKQDPNDVETWETRYVLLIWLSIISKIPFPLSRLETSEVDFEQLITVRILKICKLFCLSKDACAVAAVFLIANFLTRSDVKKLYLKEMIMWSLECVENDPFRHGPLAVIASILKHSAREDVKPFTQIVLDKVLQFRLNDNPADLIRKFGIKIVQRIGLVLLGTKLASWRYHRTSRSICLQLNAKTINSMENLEETKEVSINHDDQDIPSAIEDIIEHLIQGLRDKAITIRWSAAKGIGRITARLPMDLADDVVGFVLNLFCGRESDSAWHGGCLALAELGRRGLLLPHRLSDVIPVVLQALVFDEPRAYGSIGYLIRDAACYICWSFPRAYDPDIFQPYVKEIAATLLVVTCFDREINCRRAASAAFQENVGRQGNFPHGIEILTTADYFEVGVRNHAYLKISTQIARYEEYTKPLIDHLVARKITHWDTAIRELSAKALFNLTSAAPSYIKDTIIPSLLDMLNSIDLNIRHGAVLAIAEILEALHNCYNEKVENIIEATAMENIGNIVSTFRKRGQFKGLGGELMKQACAVLIKKCSIVHFPISMTIIYDWQNLLEECLGHEVSVVRTKAAEAHTEFFFKYYATIQKEERDAVINRYLDNLQSSNQLVRIGFAQAIGYFPLFIICERVKDVIPALIKCTEISELTLKWAESRKEAIHALIMVCQTLGIKEADKWEIFVHDLYNCYLLALKEYTIDSRGDIGAWVREAAMMGLHMLTNLVFQAKLLSVLNEELMAKVIGGVAQQAVERIDGIRAQAGTVFSALIHSDPPLPNIPYHTELKSIFPYDECKDSIEWRMESVTFPRFIKMLSYPPYTMNLLQGIIFSVGGLSESLVKHSSVSLFSYLQEIDEVGLKNLCYKILTIFEESHKNERMITSILAFLDRLLSSGCIQIVLDDVENGISERILMLLKQEVKNCNNTKLLISSINVFCQLLQVRGPVVKRAFCQLSIFLCHKYKCIRKVAATRTYEALTLYGEEMDLTEQNLMQILTELNVTDWEKSVSELRPIRNHLCELMEVPTPILQNKIAN